Proteins from a genomic interval of Centroberyx gerrardi isolate f3 chromosome 23, fCenGer3.hap1.cur.20231027, whole genome shotgun sequence:
- the LOC144537892 gene encoding butyrophilin-like protein 10: MGLLMVKLAAVGIEPVTFWLRDSLCQPQVIGPPQPIVSIVGDDVILPCHLEPATDAVAMTLEWTRPDLNPRFVHLWYDGRELVSYKHPSYMGRTSLFIDKLKHGDISLKLSKVKLSDEGKYRCFIPTLGRNCIVQLVVGAVSSPVVEITKDSSGVDLGCESKGWYPEPEVFWLDGEGNILSAGPTETVRGPDGLYTVSSRVTVEKTDTNRFTCRVQQQNINQTRETQIHVPDHFFTATQKKEQESQREQLKSQLEEVERQEEENNENERKLQSAIWIVQGMRKKPLLEVKKDLERRKAELDEQLQKKERALKIKEGEVTNVTEYKRKTENEKEQIKVKLKEKEKGKGDNSLTT, translated from the exons ATGGGGCTGTTGATGGTCAAGTTGGCTgctgtggggattgaacctgtgaccttttggcTACGGGACAGTCTCT GTCAGCCTCAGGTGATTGGTCCACCTCAGCCAATAGTGTCAATAGTTGGCGATGATGTAATTTTGCCATGCCACCTGGAACCTGCCACGGATGCTGTTGCCATGACACTGGAGTGGACGAGACCTGACCTGAACCCCAGATTTGTCCATTTGTGGTATGACGGTCGGGAACTTGTGAGTTATAAACATCCGTCCTACATGGGAAGAACGTCGCTGTTCATCGACAAACTGAAACATGGAGACATTTCACTGAAACTCTCTAAAGTGAAACTCTCTGATGAGGGAAAATACAGATGCTTCATTCCTACATTGGGTAGAAACTGCATTGTTCAGCTTGTTGTTG gtgctgtctcctctcctgtcgtTGAGATTACCAAAGACAGCAGTGGAGTGGATTTAGGGTGTGAATCTAAAGGCTGGTACCCAGAGCCTGAGGTGTTTTGGCTGGACGGTGAGGGAaacatcctctctgctggacctacagagacagtcagaggtCCTGATGGCCTCTATactgtcagcagcagagtgacTGTGGAGAAGACCGACACCAACAGGTTCACCTGTAGAGttcaacagcagaacatcaaccAGACCAGGGAGACACAGATTCATGTTCCAG aTCATTTCTTCACG GCAACACAGAAGAAGGAAcaggagagccagagagaaCAACTCAAATCACAactggaggaggtagagagacaggaggaggagaacaatgAGAATGAGAGGAAGCTTCAGTCAGCGATTTGGATAGTACAAGGGATGAGAAAAAAGCCTCTATTAGAGGTCAAAAAGGatctggagaggagaaaggcagaGCTTGATGAACAGCTacagaagaaggagagagcacTGAAGATCAAAGAGGGAGAAGTTACTAATGTGACAGAATataaaaggaaaacagagaacGAGAAGGAGCAAATCAAAGTGAaattgaaggagaaagagaaaggaaaaggagacaACAGCTTAACAACTTAA